TCACCAAGTCGCGCCAGCAGGGCCAGCACTTCCCGGGTTTGCACCGGATTCTGCTGACCGCACACGACTTCCAGGGCATCGCCACCGGCATCCCGGAAGTCAGCAATCAGCGCCTGCAACCGGGTTCTGGTCAGTCCGTACTTGAGCGGATGCGCCAACACTGCGGCGCCGCCCGCTTCGCGGATACTCGCGACGGTAGCGCGCAGGTCTGGCCAGGAGACCGTGACATCTCCGATTTTGCCGGCGCCCAGGTAGCGCTTGAATGCCTTGCCGGTATCCGCCACGTACCCCGCGTCCACCAGCCAGCGGGCAAAGTGCGGCCGGCCGATCACGCCGTCCCCCGCCAGAGTCCTGGCCCCGACCCAGGCACCTGCGAAACCCCGCTTTTCCAGCCGCTCGGCGATCTGATGAGCGCGCTCGACACGCAGACGGTCTCGGGTTGAAATCGCTTCACGCAAAGCGGTGGCTTCACAGTCAATATTCAGCCCGACGATATGCACCACCCGCCGGCCCCACAGGGCCGTGAACTCGATACCGGGCAACAGGGTAACCCCCTGGCTGTGGGCTTCGGCCTGCGCCTCGGCGATGCCCGCTACCGTGTCGTGATCGGTAAGCGCCAACAGCGTCACACCTGCGGATTTCGCCCTCGACACCAGCGCCGCAGGGCTTAAAATACCGTCGGACGCGGTACTGTGGCAGTGCAGATCGACCTGACCCGACAAAGCCTCAGCAGAGAACGGCTGGGACCTGGCGGTCAACGACAGTGAGGTGGAGAGGATTTCTGAGTTCATACTCGGTTTTCATCGGCAACAGGCCACTGGCACGACTACCGTATTCTGGAAAATGCGCGTTCTGTAGAACCGCACTCCCTTTTCCTGCCG
This is a stretch of genomic DNA from Microbulbifer bruguierae. It encodes these proteins:
- a CDS encoding PHP domain-containing protein, producing the protein MNSEILSTSLSLTARSQPFSAEALSGQVDLHCHSTASDGILSPAALVSRAKSAGVTLLALTDHDTVAGIAEAQAEAHSQGVTLLPGIEFTALWGRRVVHIVGLNIDCEATALREAISTRDRLRVERAHQIAERLEKRGFAGAWVGARTLAGDGVIGRPHFARWLVDAGYVADTGKAFKRYLGAGKIGDVTVSWPDLRATVASIREAGGAAVLAHPLKYGLTRTRLQALIADFRDAGGDALEVVCGQQNPVQTREVLALLARLGDSGASLLASLGSDFHQPDQPWRKLGGVHLPAGVEPVWNLWQTGAGLAP